In one Magallana gigas chromosome 7, xbMagGiga1.1, whole genome shotgun sequence genomic region, the following are encoded:
- the LOC105322295 gene encoding uncharacterized protein produces MDDGEDNVYVPPLMEQSDDYMIMHPKLEKNSIFIIHAHDGQPITDCIKKNLEMYTHPPIKVKACDVTVIQSQELRHQVTALLLTPEMMAHLEANSVSKQTTLQIPENTTCVCLVHYSMNTEDDDEVRMVLEKTIPNFAVCKKIKLLYLRTATIEIVTLLDGMSKENSFPAILQYRLEPDYIVTDKNPVLILFKSKKTDRNPVSVIVDGRRIDAKYLNPYTYSFVPSGLPYGKIMVDVLVGGKSEGTTYITVGNKMDLLYEEIKDMASPVEFLCQVLKLSSRDRETLDRELGDIINDRVTDHFSCLDGLDYRFSFRDQQIDKEFPTMLHFGAKYGLSCFCKVLSKVPGFKIARTIRNKYDQTPSQLAQKMKFLDLAEQLIPADTRISNHSMMREKSETFNNYHTLQKLGRGRQRIPVESAEVTMRPQQEKEQILKNRTASGLSDNSRDSGVSALSFESDR; encoded by the exons ATGGACGACGGTGAAGACAATGTTTATGTTC CTCCACTGATGGAACAATCTGACGATTACATGATCATGCATCCAAAACTGGAGAAAAACTCCATTTTTATAATACACGCACATGATGGTCAGCCGATTACTGACTGTATTAAGAAAAATCTGGAAATGTATACCCATCCTCCAATCAAAGTCAAAGCCTGCGATGTTACAGTGATCCAAAGTCAAGAACTTAGACACCAAGTTACAGCTCTTCTTTTAACTCCTGAAATGATGGCACACCTTGAAGCAAATTCAGTCTCAAAACAAACAACCTTACAAATTCCGGAAAATACGACATGTGTTTGCCTAGTTCACTATTCAATGAACACTGAGGATGACGATGAAGTCAGAATGGTGCTGGAAAAAACTATTCCTAACTTTGCAGTTTGTAAGAAGATTAAGCTGCTGTATCTACGGACAGCAACGATTGAAATTGTGACTTTACTTGATGGAATGTCGAAAGAAAATTCATTTCCAGCTATCCTCCAGTATCGTCTGGAACCAGATTACATTGTTACT GACAAAAACCCGGTACTCATTCTGTTCAAATCCAAGAAAACTGACCGGAACCCAGTATCTGTGATAGTAGACGGTAGACGCATTGATGCCAAGTACCTCAACCCCTACACATACTCGTTCGTCCCATCCG GCTTGCCATATGGAAAAATAATGGTGGACGTTTTGGTTGGCGGGAAATCAGAAGGAACTACGTATATAACAGTGGGGAACAAAATGGACTTGCTGTACGAGGAAATCAAGGACATGGCCTCCCCAGTAGAGTTCCTGTGTCAGGTTCTGAAGCTGTCCTCGAGGGACAGAGAAACTCTGGATAGGGAACTAGGGGATATAATCAATGACAGAGTCACGGATCATTTCTCCTGTCTGGATGGCCTTGATTATCGGTTTTCTTTTCGTG accAGCAGATTGATAAAGAATTCCCTACAATGCTCCATTTTGGAGCCAAATATGGGCTATCTTGCTTCTGCAAAGTTTTGTCGAAGGTGCCTGGGTTCAAAATTGCGAGGacaataagaaataaatatgatCAAACACCAAGCCAACTGGCTCAAAAGATGAAATTCCTAGATCTTGCCGAACAACTTATCCCAGCGGACACCAGGATTTCAAACC atagcATGATGAGAGAGAAAAGTGAAACATTCAACA actATCACACCTTGCAAAAACTTGGACGGGGCAGGCAGCGAATACCTGTTGAAAGTGCT GAAGTGACAATGCGACCACAACAAGAAAAAGAACAGATTCTGAAGAACAGAACTGCATCAG GACTCTCGGACAACTCACGTGATAGTGGAGTCTCTGCATTGTCATTTGAAAGTGACAGATAA
- the LOC105322277 gene encoding uncharacterized protein has protein sequence MASDMYRIPSVQDVEKSVLELNNQVRLQSAFLSGQIDKIDGEGQWDGEDTVLDKNQAEKILVRTSSLKAELENFKLNLEKYQEAVKRSSSSGELKAAEHDEPSEAQLRDKAEKMADSETIVTQPESSSEGVDFHLSSFNTDGGSLENENNNVTPRNGTNKS, from the exons ATGGCGTCGGATATGTACCGTATACCTAGCGTGCAAGACGTAGAAAAAAGTGTTTTAGAGCTGAATAATCAGGTGAGGTTACAGAGTGCCTTCCTGAGTGGTCAGATAGACAAGATTGATGGGGAGGGACAATGGGATGGGGAGGACACGGTACTGGATAAAAACCAGGCTGAAAAGATTCTGGTGCGAACCTCCAGTTTGAAAGCTGAGCTAGAAAACTTTAAACTGAACTTGGAGAAATACCAAGAGGCCGTGAAACGGAGCAGTAGCAGtg GTGAACTAAAAGCAGCTGAACACGATGAACCAAGCGAGGCACAGCTTAGAGATAAAG CTGAAAAAATGGCAGACAGTGAAACTATAGTGACGCAACCGGAGTCGAGTTCAG AAGGAGTGGATTTTCACCTCTCTTCTTTTAATACAGACGGAGGAAgtcttgaaaatgaaaacaacaacGTAACACCCAGAAACGGAACAA aTAAATCGTAG